In one window of Henckelia pumila isolate YLH828 chromosome 1, ASM3356847v2, whole genome shotgun sequence DNA:
- the LOC140861564 gene encoding uncharacterized protein At4g28440-like yields MATKAPPRRSQQSGTAAVEKPGLRKPVFVKVDALKPGTNGHTILVKVVSSTTVLNKKPRNPNFRGPQNQSTRIAECLVGDETGTILFTARNEQVELMKPGNTVILRNSKIDMFKGSMRLAVDKWGLVEVAEPANFVAKEDNNLSLVEYELVNVTDES; encoded by the exons ATGGCGACCAAGGCCCCTCCAAGAAGATCGCAGCAAAGTGGTACCGCCGCTGTGGAAAAGCCCGGACTCAGGAAGCCGGTGTTTGTCAAAGTCGATGCCTTGAAACCGGGGACAAATGGGCATACAATCTTGGTGAAAGTGGTGAGCTCCACTACTGTCCTCAACAAGAAACCCCGGAACCCCAATTTTCGTGGGCCGCAGAACCAGAGTACTAGAATCGCTGAATGCCTTGTCGGGGATGAAACTGGGACTATACTTTTCACTGCTCGTAACGAGCAAG TTGAGCTAATGAAGCCAGGTAACACTGTGATACTTCGGAATTCAAAGATTGATATGTTCAAAGGGTCGATGAGGCTGGCTGTGGATAAGTGGGGACTCGTTGAAGTAGCTGAACCAGCAAATTTTGTGGCCAAGGAGGACAATAATCTGTCCCTAGTCGAGTACGAGTTGGTTAATGTGACGGATGAATCTTGA